The Methylomarinum sp. Ch1-1 genome contains the following window.
ATGCATTTCATCGGGGAAGAAGTGTAGAATGCGGTCTATGGCTTGGTTGGCGTTGTTGGCATGCAGTGTGCATAGGCATAAATGACCGGTTTCGGCAAAGGTGATTGCGTGTTGCATGGTTTCGCGAGAGCGCACCTCGCCGATCAGGATGACATCGGGCGCTTGCCTTAGCGTGTTTTTCAGGGCGACCTCATAAGATTCTGTATCTATGCCGACTTCTCGCTGGGTGATAATGCAGCCCAGGTGTGGATGTTCGAATTCGATCGGGTCTTCGATGGTGATGATATGGCCGCTGGTGTTTTCGTTGCGATGGCGGATCAAGGCCGCCAATGAGGTTGATTTACCGGTGCCGGTTGCGCCGACGAAAATCACCAGGCCGCGTTTATGCATGATCAGTTCTTTCAGCACTGGCGGTAGATGAATGTCATCGGCCTCGGGAATTTCGCTTTCGATCCGTCTAAGCACCATGCCGGCGGCATCCCGTTGAGTGAAGGCGCTGACTCGGAAGCGCCCGAGCTTAGGGGTGCTCAGGGCAAATTGGCATTCCTTGGTGTTGTCGAATTCATCCCGTTGTCGTTGCTCCATGATGCCTAATACCACGGACCTTGCTTGCGCCGCCGTTAACGGGGTCTTAGACACTTCGACGACCTTGCCGTCGACTTTCATCGCCGGCGGTTTGCCAGCGGTAATAAACAGGTCAGAGGCCTTTTTTTGCACCATCAGTGCCAGCAGCGCATTAAAATCCATCGTTTTCTCTCCGTACGATTAGCGGAACATGTCTTTGTTGACGGCTTTGACCATCGCGATTTTGGCATTGATCATGCCCTTTTGGACCAACTCCTTCAGGTTTTGATCCAACGTCTGCATGCCCTCTTTACGACCGGTTTGAATCGCGGAGTACATTTGCGCGACCTTTGCCTCCCGGATTAAGTTGCGTATCGCCGGCGTACCCACCATGATTTCATGGGCAGCGATCCGGCCGCCGCCGATTTTTTTCAGCAGGGTCTGAGAGATCACGGCTTGCAGCGATTCCGACAGCATCGAGCGGATCATGTCTTTCTCCGCCGCCGGGAACACGTCGATGATCCGGTCGATGGTTTTCGCGGCCGAGGTGGTATGCAGGGTGCCGAAAACCAGGTGGCCGGTTTCCGCCGCGGTCAACGCCAAACGTATCGTTTCCAGGTCCCGCATCTCGCCGACCAAGATGATGTCGGGGTCTTCCCGTAGCGCCGAACGTAAGGCTTCATTGAATCCCAGCGTATCGCGATGGACTTCGCGTTGGTTGATCAGCGATTTCTGACTGTCGTGGACAAATTCGATCGGGTCTTCGACGGTCAGAATGTGGGCGTATTCGGTGGAGTTGATGTGATTGATCATCGCCGCCAGCGTCGTCGATTTACCGGAACCGGTTGGGCCGGTCACCAGGATCAACCCTCTCGGTTTCTTACAGACTTCGGCAAAGAACTTCGGCGCATTGAGTTGCTCCAGCGATAAGACTTCCGAGGGAATGGTGCGGAAAACCGCCCCAGCTCCCCGTTCCTGATTGAAGGCATTGACCCGGAAACGGGCGACATTCGGCAACGCGAAGGAAAAATCCGTTTCCAGAAATTCTTCATAATCGCGGCGTTGTTTGTCGTTCATGATGTCGTAAATCAACGCATGGACTTCCTTGTGATCGAGGGCGGGGATATTGATGCGGCGTATGTCGCCATCCACTCTGATCATCGGCGGCAGGCCGGCTGAAAGGTGTAAATCTGATGCGTTGTTTTTTACCGAAAAAGCCAATAATTCAGCGATGTCCATATAAGGGTCCCCGTGTACTTCGAATGATAAATCATGACGCCCTAGCTATCGCGGTGTTCCCTGATGGGGCGCCGATATCCAGCCGTCCAATTGCTAACATGTCGTTGTAGATTGGCGCTGGCTATAATAACGAACTATAACCATAGTTCAGTTCTTTGTTTTTTTGAAGTCGTGTTGTTTAATAACAGGCCCGATTCAATGCAAGGTTATTTATGCCAACTATAGAGCAAAGGTTTAAACGCGTCCGTTCTCAAATCAGCCATGCCGAAATTGCTGCTAACCGGCCTCGCGGCAGCGTCGCCTTATTGGCGGTCAGTAAGACTAAGTCGGCGCAGGTTGTTGCGGACGCCTACCGACTAGGACAACGCCATTTCGGCGAAAGTTATTTGCAGGAGGCGCTGACCAAGCAACAGGCGCTGGCGGGGTATGATATTACCTGGCATTTTATCGGCCCGATTCAATCGAATAAGACTCGAGCGATCGCCGCACATTTCGACTGGGTGCACAGCGTTGATCGCCTGAAAATTGCCAAACGCTTGAGTGAACAGCGTCCGGAAGGACGGCCGCCGCTGAATATCTGTTTACAGGTCAATATCAGCGGCGAGAGCAGCAAGTCCGGCATCATGCTGGCCGAACTGCCGCGCCTGGTCGATGAAGTTAAGGCTTTGCCGAATCTGTGTTTGCGCGGCGTGATGGCGATTCCGGAGCCGGAAAGCGAATATCAGCGCCAACGCCAGCCTTATCGCCAATTGTATCAAGCCGTGTCCGCATTGGGGCTGGACGAGCTGGATACCTTTTCCTTCGGCATGAGCGGCGATCTCAAAGCTGCCATTGCTGAAGGGTCGACGCTAGTGAGGATAGGGTCTGCATTGTTTGGTGAGCGCACGACTGCAGCGCGTCATTGACAAAATCCTGGGTCAACAACAGCTTGACGCCCATCAGTGAAAGCAGTGTCGCGATCACGGGACGCAAGATCCGGTCCGGCAGTTTCTTGCCCAACAGGCTGCCGAGGTAGATGGCCGGCAAACCGCCTGCCAGCAACCCTAGCAGCAAATTGAAGTCAATCGAGCCGAAATGCATATGGCCGAACCCGGCGATCGCAGTCAGGGGTACGGCATGGGCGAGGTCAGTGCCCACCACGTTGATCGGTCGTTTGTGCGGGTACATCAAAAACAGAATCGCAGAGCCGATCGCCCCGGCGCCGACTGACGACAGCGTCACGACGATGCCGAGCAGGCAACCGGCAAGCATGGTGATGATCGGGCGTTGCTGTCTGATCAGATTGACCAGAGGGTTGCGGTTATGGCGACGGTGAATAAATTCCAGCAGACGGTTCTTGATGATGATGATCACCGCGGTCAGCACCAACATGACGCCGAGCGTGCTGATGATCAGGTGATCGTAATTGACGCCGTGCGTGCGTAAGCGTTCCAGCAGCGCAATGGTCAACAGCGAGCAAGGCACACTACCGCTGCCGAGCAATAGCACCACTTTCCAATCCACCGTGCCGTTTTTATGATGAAAAAACACGCCGCTGCATTTAGTGATCGCGGCATAAAGCAAGTCGGTGCCCACTGCGATCGCCGGTGCATAGCCGAAGCCCATCACCAATATCGGCGTCATCAGTGAGCCGCCGCCGACGCCGGTTAAGCCGATCACCAGACCTACTAAACATCCCGCGCCGATATGAATCAGTTCCATCATTAACTCCGTGTCTACCTAGAGTCGGGAAAATATAACGGATATGATGTATATTGGAAAGTAATAAAATATTGTATATATATTCCAAAAAAAGATTATGAAGTTACAGCAGTTGCGCTATTTGTCTGAAATACAGCGTCAGCAATTAAACATCACCAAGGCGGCGGCCAGTCTCTGCACGTCGCAATCCGGGGTTAGCAAGCAGATCCAATTGTTGGAGCAAGAGTTGGCTATCCAACTGTTCAGGCGTAAGGGCAAACATCTCGTGGCATTCAGCGAGGTCGGTGAGGAAGTCTTGCAATTGGCCCGTGAAGCCCTCAGTAAGGTTGACGATATCCGCCAGTTGGCGAAAGAAGCCAATCAGCAAAACCAGTCTCTGATCATCGCCACGACCCATACACAGGCTCGCTATGTGTTGCCGGCGATAGTCAGCCAATTCATGCGGTGTTATCCCGATATCAATCTTCATATTCATCAGGGCACGCCGACTCAGGTCGCCGCGATGCTGGAGCGGGGGGAGGCCGATATCGCGATCGCCACCGAAGCGTTGTCCGGGCGGGAAGGCTTGTTGGCGCTGCCGTGTTATCGTTGGGGGCGCAGTATCATTACCCAGAAGCATCATCCCTTGGCCGCGCAACGCTCCGTCACGCTGGAAGACATCACTCAATATCCGATTGTCACCTATGTGCAGGGATTTACCGGTCGTTATATGTTGGACGAAGCCTTTGCCAGGCATCAATTGCAACCGGATATCGTGTTGACCGCGGTCGATGCCGATGTGATCAAAACCTATGTACGGTTGGGATTGGGTATCGGCATCATAGCCGATATGGCGTTCAGCCGTGAGCAAGATAAAGACCTTGAAACACTGGATGCAACGGCGTTGTTTGGCGTCAGCACTAGTCGGCTTGCGATCAGAAAGGACAAGTATCTGAAAGCCTATCTGTTTCGCTTCATCGAAATGTTCGCCCCGCACCTGTCGGTCGACGTCGTCAAGCAGGCCTTGGCCTGCGCCAATGACGAACAGGCGCAAGCCTTATTGGCTGATTTTTCGGTGCCTCTGTATCAATCCCTGGCGGAGCGCTGAAATAATGCCGTTAAGGAAAGCGGCCATCCGCTAGCTTGCTCCGCGGGACGCTGTAAACACATCCCTGTGCGCTTGGGGTCGGCTCCTGCCTCCCACACCCGCGGTTCAAGCCAGCGGATACCCTATCATAGCCTCTGTTGGAGCGAAAAAACTGATATTCAGGAAACGCGGGATTTGATTGGCGAGGATGTCGGGCGGCAGGGAGTCCGCCGTCCAGCCGCCAAGTATGGGTTTACCCCGCACCTAAATTCCATGGCTTTTGGCTATATTTACATTCCAGGATAGTTTAGGTGCGGGGTTCTCTCGGCAGATACAGCCCCTTGCCTGCGACAAAGTTGAGCAAAGCTTCGGACCGCAGAAATAATGCCGTTAAGGAAGGCGGGCATCCGCTAGCTTGCTCCGCGGGACGCTGTAAACACATCCCTGTGCGCTTGGGGTCGGCTCCTGCCTCCCACACCCGCGGTTCAAGCCAGCGAATACCCTATCACAGCCCCTGTTGGAGCGAAAAAAAAGCCTGATATTCAGGAAACGCGGGGTTTGTTTGGCGAGGATGTCGGCGGCAGGGAGTCTGCCGTCCAGCCGCCAAGTATGAGTTTACCCCGCACCTAAATTCCATCGCTTTTAGCTATATTTACATTCCAGGATAGTTTAGGTGCGGGGTTCTCCGCGTTCCTCGACAGACGCTCCCCAGACCCTAAACACCGCTAAAACGCTCAAACTGGGAATTGCTGGGGGTTAGGCATGGAGTGGAATCCATGCGGATAAAGTGGTACAGTTCAGC
Protein-coding sequences here:
- a CDS encoding PilT/PilU family type 4a pilus ATPase, encoding MDFNALLALMVQKKASDLFITAGKPPAMKVDGKVVEVSKTPLTAAQARSVVLGIMEQRQRDEFDNTKECQFALSTPKLGRFRVSAFTQRDAAGMVLRRIESEIPEADDIHLPPVLKELIMHKRGLVIFVGATGTGKSTSLAALIRHRNENTSGHIITIEDPIEFEHPHLGCIITQREVGIDTESYEVALKNTLRQAPDVILIGEVRSRETMQHAITFAETGHLCLCTLHANNANQAIDRILHFFPDEMHGQLFMDLSLNLRGIVAQQLIKRADGNGRYPAIEILLNTPLVSDLIRKGEVHKLKELMKNSREHGMQTFDQALYDLYTAGKISYEDALNSADSRNEVRLMIKLGAENAGTLEGEGGMTLEETDEDAGGSLY
- a CDS encoding type IV pilus twitching motility protein PilT, giving the protein MDIAELLAFSVKNNASDLHLSAGLPPMIRVDGDIRRINIPALDHKEVHALIYDIMNDKQRRDYEEFLETDFSFALPNVARFRVNAFNQERGAGAVFRTIPSEVLSLEQLNAPKFFAEVCKKPRGLILVTGPTGSGKSTTLAAMINHINSTEYAHILTVEDPIEFVHDSQKSLINQREVHRDTLGFNEALRSALREDPDIILVGEMRDLETIRLALTAAETGHLVFGTLHTTSAAKTIDRIIDVFPAAEKDMIRSMLSESLQAVISQTLLKKIGGGRIAAHEIMVGTPAIRNLIREAKVAQMYSAIQTGRKEGMQTLDQNLKELVQKGMINAKIAMVKAVNKDMFR
- a CDS encoding YggS family pyridoxal phosphate-dependent enzyme, which translates into the protein MPTIEQRFKRVRSQISHAEIAANRPRGSVALLAVSKTKSAQVVADAYRLGQRHFGESYLQEALTKQQALAGYDITWHFIGPIQSNKTRAIAAHFDWVHSVDRLKIAKRLSEQRPEGRPPLNICLQVNISGESSKSGIMLAELPRLVDEVKALPNLCLRGVMAIPEPESEYQRQRQPYRQLYQAVSALGLDELDTFSFGMSGDLKAAIAEGSTLVRIGSALFGERTTAARH
- a CDS encoding sulfite exporter TauE/SafE family protein, which gives rise to MELIHIGAGCLVGLVIGLTGVGGGSLMTPILVMGFGYAPAIAVGTDLLYAAITKCSGVFFHHKNGTVDWKVVLLLGSGSVPCSLLTIALLERLRTHGVNYDHLIISTLGVMLVLTAVIIIIKNRLLEFIHRRHNRNPLVNLIRQQRPIITMLAGCLLGIVVTLSSVGAGAIGSAILFLMYPHKRPINVVGTDLAHAVPLTAIAGFGHMHFGSIDFNLLLGLLAGGLPAIYLGSLLGKKLPDRILRPVIATLLSLMGVKLLLTQDFVNDALQSCAHQTMQTLSSLASTLQQWQL
- the cysB gene encoding HTH-type transcriptional regulator CysB; the protein is MKLQQLRYLSEIQRQQLNITKAAASLCTSQSGVSKQIQLLEQELAIQLFRRKGKHLVAFSEVGEEVLQLAREALSKVDDIRQLAKEANQQNQSLIIATTHTQARYVLPAIVSQFMRCYPDINLHIHQGTPTQVAAMLERGEADIAIATEALSGREGLLALPCYRWGRSIITQKHHPLAAQRSVTLEDITQYPIVTYVQGFTGRYMLDEAFARHQLQPDIVLTAVDADVIKTYVRLGLGIGIIADMAFSREQDKDLETLDATALFGVSTSRLAIRKDKYLKAYLFRFIEMFAPHLSVDVVKQALACANDEQAQALLADFSVPLYQSLAER